In the genome of Zootoca vivipara chromosome 6, rZooViv1.1, whole genome shotgun sequence, the window TGCACTggagcagaaataataataataataataaaaataataaaaacaataataatatattatttataccccacccatctggctgggtttccccagccactctgggcggcttccaacagaaaaataaaacacagtgatctattaaacattaaaagcctccctaaacagggctgccttcagatgtcttctaaaagtctggtagttgtttttctctttgacatctgatgggagggcgttccacagggcgggcgccactaccgagaaggccctctgtctagttccctgcaacttggcttctcgcaatgagggaaccaccagaaggccctcagtgctggacctcagtgtccgggcagaacgatggaggtggagacgctccttcaggtatactggaccgaggcgatttaggactttaaaggtcagcaccaacactttgaattgtgctcggaaacatactgggagccaatgtagatctttcaggaccggtgttatgtggtctcggcggccgctcccagtcaccagtctagctgccgcattctggattagttgtagtttacgagtcaccttcaaaggtagctccacgtagagcgcattgcagtagtccaagcgagagataactagagcatgcaccactctggcgagacagtctgcaggcaggtagggtctcagcctgtgtaccagatggagctgatagacagctgccctggacacagaattgacctgcgcctccatggacagctgtgagtccaaaatgactcacaggctgcgcacctggtccttcaggggcacagttaccccattcaggaccagggagtcctccacacctgcccgcctcctgtcccccacaaacagtacttctgtcttgtcaggattcaacctcaatcaagAAAGAGCATGTTCTGTGAGCATCTTAACACAATGGATGAAATGcagaatgtttttgcttttttaataatgGGCCAGGAAGAGAGGTAAATGGAGGAAAAGAGAGCCATGTGCAGCCCAGTCCCAGGTGGGTGGATGGATGTGTTGCCAAGGGGCAGATCTGCATTTCATGCAGAGTCTTTGGAATTACAGTTGGGAGGTCCTCTCATCACTCTGCTGCCTATTCCTTAGGCTGTTGGTGAGAAGGCAGAGGCAGCCCTGAAATGTCTTTGGAGTTGTTTTCAGGAACCTAAAGGGATGGACCAATTTAAGGAAAGGCTTATACAGACAAGAGGGTGGGGCTTAGGTTTTTCATCCAAGTGCAAAATATAGGTGGCAGAGAGCTTGTGATTGGAAAGCAGGGAAGATTCAGTTCAGAAGGGATCtgttgggcctccagatgttggatgaTCTAAACTCCGCCCTAGCGTCCAGCAGGATCAATGACCAGGGACAACGGCAATGGGAGTTGCTGCCCTCCAGGCATGGCTGGGGTACGAGAGGCCTGCTCTTCTGTAGCTTTTGCAGCTAATGTTGTTTCAAGGCTTCTAAGATTTTGGAGGGTGCCACACCTTCTCTGTAGGACTCTGGGTGGTGAAAACTAGCTGAACTTTATGCAGAATATTGGAGGAGGAGGTGATGCCAGGATTTTGGCTTTGTCGGACTGGTGCCTTTTTATCTAGCCAGCTTCTCATCTCTTGCAGAATTGCAGAGGAGGTGCTGAAAGAGGACCTGGAGAAGCTGGCCACCCTGGAGAGCAAGCAGCCCTGTTTCTCGGAAGCGCAGAAGGAGGAGCTGGCAGAGGTCCACCCCTGGATTCGCACCCAGACCATCCCCCAAGAAATTGACACCCAAGTAAGGAAACCTGGTTGCATGGAAGCTGGTACTGTGGGTTTCAAATCCATGTGCTCTCACTGTACTCTTTCCGGcagctgcttaaaacatttttgttagggCCAGCCCATCTGAACACTGCTCACTGCAGTCATCTTCTGAATACTCTTAAATACctgcttttaactgtgttttatcaaTCATTTTCATGTTCTGttgcatatttttgtaaactgtttagaagctCTCTTACCATCACATGGTTTATAATATATAACaacaaattcaatttaaaaacacacacacacactccttttcctttcaaaTAGAGTTTGAGCCTTAGCGCAACATACTATTCAGTAACTGTCCTcaagtagagatgggaaggcctgggggggggggaacggaaaaatgggggggggggacaggtttcCCCCATTTTTCCCCAAAGCCGTTTTTTAGAAGTctaagaggaaaaagaaatggaaaatgatagcagtagttcagaaaatgagatagaatgaactgcatgtatatgttgtgtcttctgggtttttttttaaagcactactCAAAGGGTAGATCTATGGAACTAAAGTATTGAGGTGGACCTTAACTTTACAGTTTTTGCTGTTGGTGCTAAGTGGCAAAtctgattattttttatgttgatggtttcttgctttttttgttgctttCGAGGGAAAGGGGGGGTTACCTGTTTTATTGCAATTCACACAATTTGTAAAACTACTCCCCACTGaactttttttcaattttttcaaAACTTcaattttttctggaaaaaaatggggggaacttttttttctcttggcttcaaaatttctggaaattttacatctctaagcTGGAGCAGGTGGACCTTTCGTCCTGCCCAGGAGGGCTCCATTCTTCCACGTTACTCACCAACTTCCTTCCCTTGCTAGGGCTGCATCATGTGTGACAACAGGAATGCCGGCTTGAATGTCGTTGCTGGGCTGGAGGACAGAGATCCTCAAGAGGAGGACAGCAAGGACCTTGATGAGACACCGCTGCTTCCACCACAGGCACCGCCCTAGAGAAGTCAGCCCTTCCTGTGCACTTGGCCCAGCTCATCTTTCCCCCTGGCTGTCCAAAATGTTGCTTCCAAAGGCTCACCCCTCACACCACCCCAAAATTTCTGAAATTACAGCAACTAATAGTTGGTTCTTGTTTGGGACGAAGCGGCAAGGGCCCCTCTATAAATGACCAGTTGGTTCCCAGAATCCATGAGTAGTCAGGTGCGCCTGTGctcattatacacacacacacacacttttcaccaATAGGGCTTCCCCATTGGAGCTGGATTAAAGCCTGGAGATCATCTGGCCAGATCTCCTCTAGTCCTTCCTTTTCATGGCAGAGAGCCAGAttttcctctctcccacccctggaGGGCCGCCCACTTGATGTCATAGTGGCGTCAGGTGATGCTTTTCTGTTTGAAGCCAACTGCGGGACTTTCAGGCAGCTCTTTGTAGACGATGCTCTACTACTTTTGTTGAATCAATGTTGGCCCGCCAAGGAATATATTAGGGTTATCGTCGTTGAGGGCTGTCAGATTTTTCAGAAGTAGAAATAGCATTTTAAACTGACAAAATTCTCCTCCTGGAGTTCCCTTATTTCTGCCTTTGAATTACACCCTGGATCTGCCTTCTTTTGGCTACTTTTTGGCTAGCCAGGAAAGGAAGGGAGAGTCATTTTTCCCTTCCTTgggaatcacttttttaaaagacgAAAAAGTTGTCACCAACTAAGTTTTCTTCAGAGTAGCCCATTCATGCACCTAACGTAGCCAGGACATTTTAACTTCTGTGGACCTTTTGAGTAGGACTCATGTGCTACAACCCAGTATATATAAAGTTGATCCTGCTGATAGAGACCATGTCACCTGCAGCAGCTCAGGAGGATTTGCTCTAGgaatgggacacacacacacacacacacacacacacacacaccattgcaaGCCACAATGTAGAATATATACTGCCAATTGGTTATCAGTGGGATTTATAAACTGGCTTTGGGGCAATAAACTTGTTTGTATCATGCTtttcaatatgtgcatttttaaaaggtgacCTGTTTGTGCGTGAGATGGGGAGAATTTTTCTcttttggaaacaaaataaaatgtgaaaatctTCCTCCTGAGTGTCATTTTGCGATTTAAAATGCACAGATCAACCCCAGCACCAGCAACAACATGGTGCCTTTCTGCTGTTGGACCTTCCCATCATTGGGGATGCGAAGGGGAGccttgtcgggggggggggagtttaattaGTTTCAGTGCTTACATATTTTGAGTGAAAAACACAGGATGAGAACCTGCTTCAAAATAAGTAAATGCTGAAattggcagcagcaacagagaaGAACTCGTAATttcatccaagttgatggctacACTTAATTGTTTTGATTCTAAGAAGGACCTTGCATTTGCTCGCTGTTCCATCTGAGGCCAGCGCTTGTTTACTCTTTGAGAGACGCTGCAAATCTTCCCAAAGTACCGGTATGTCAAAGCCATAGAGAGGAAGTGTGGGAGTGCTCCCTTCAGCGGAGCTGGTTCTTCTTATTAAATCACATCAACTTTCCATGCATTTTATCTGATTGCAGCATGATGCTCCCGCTGGAGAGGCAGAGATTTATGACGGGCATCTTCCAAAGCGCTGCCGCCCATTCATCACTGCCAGCTCCACACTTCATCTGAGATCGAGGGACAGGCTGTCATGTCTGTGCCTAAAAATGAGAGCAGGGGTTGCAGGGCGTAGagagcctttttaaaaagagttaaTTGGGTTTGATTGTCATAAAGGAGTGGTCAGTCTAGGGACATCCAGTTCAATGCCAGCAGACTCAGTGACATAGTTGAAGCCTGCCATCTCCACTGCTTTCCTTAATTGGGACAGAAATGTCTGGCCTTCCTttcccagtgctcccccccccaatagagaaACTACTAAGTGTTTTTCCTGCCTCCTTTCCGCTGGCATAACACACAAAGAAAGACTCTCCACGCAGGGGCCTTGCTCCCTGCTGAAATGCAAACAGGAACCACCGAAGGAAGAAAACAATTCTTTGCTTACAAGATCTTAGCAAACCAGATAGGATTTATTCCTCTCGCGAGCAGCAGGGATCATGGAGGTTGTGATCTggagtgtggtttgtttttgccagcttcacatttctttattttaatgttttaaatatgcaCAAATCTATATGTGGGGTTCTAGAGGATTTTTCTTGATGACATAAATAAAGGagccagagttggggggggggggttgtccagtTGACCATCAGTTACACACAGTATTTCCAGAAGCATTCGGAGAGGTTGCCACGCTTCTTGTACTGCTTCCTGTCTGTGGCTAGCAAGCGGCTCAGCAATGTGTTCTGGGGGAGGTTTCTGAAGAGTGCCTAAGAAAGCAAACAGAAATATGGGGGAAGGCATGTTGAGTCATGTAAGGAAGGGGAGGCCTTGGCCGCACGCTGAGAACCTAGCAGAGCCATAGCACCCATAACCAGGAGGAAAGCTTTCAAAtggccttgggggtggggggcctctCACCTCTTTGACATTTTCCCTCGATGGCATAAAGCCTCTGGGCTGGAGACctggaacaaaaagaaaagaagatacaTTCAGGCCTTGCTTCGGTCCAGTATATTCggtccacccccattgttctgcccggacactgaggtccagcgccgagggtcttctggcagttccctcactacgagaagccaagttacagggaaccaggcagagggccttctcggtagtggcacccaccctgtggaatgccctcccaccagaggtcaaagagaacaacaattaccagacctttagaaggcatctcaaggcagccctgtttagggaagcttttaatgtttgatttctgtattttaatgttttgttggaagccacccagagtggctgggggaacccggccagatgggcggggtataaataataaattattattattattattattattattattattattattattattattgctttctcCTTTGGAAAGGTGAGGCCGGCTTGGGTCGTGGGCCATTTTCCGCCCTCGGTTTGGTCCCCTTCCCCAGCTGCCCTTGGTGGGAGCTTTTGGATGTTGCTTCCTAGGACAGGAGTGGGCAGAGAGAGTCAaagggggcaagggggtgggtgTGCCCATGCTCTCAGCTCATGGTTTGTGCTAGTCAAACCAGTTTGCCAGCTCTCTTAATcctagagaggaagaagaagagcctCTGCTGTACGCTGCTACTCTTTGGATGGGAGTTTTCCAAATTAAAAGTAACGAAACCCAGCCTTGCAGAATACCAGGCATTTCCctattctgcccccctccccagcagctTGCTTATCAGGACTCCCTTATCTCACCTTTTCTATCCCCCAAGGTGACTTTCTTCCCACTTGGTCCTAAAAACAACCCTGTCaagaggtaggttagactgagaagcagggactggcccaagatcacccagtgagagtTTGTGGCCAAGCAGAGATTCGAAGCCTGGGCTCCCGATTCCTGGTTTAGccccctaaccactacaccaggggGGGTCTTCCGCCCTTTCAGATCCACCTGCTGCAGTTGCACCCAGCCTTGGATCAGGCCATAGGTCCTGACCCACCAGTCAGAAGACCCCCCTGGCTCTGTTTTGAATGCTCCCTGGTTGGCTAGGCTGCATGGAGTGCGAAAGAAGGTGAGCAGGTGGTCCCTGGGCAGGTATGGCGTGGGCGGCTTCAACCCTTGGAGCAGGATCCACTGGGAAGCAGGGGCATCTCCAGAGAGGAGCAGCAGTTTGGCTGTCTGCATTGCAAGTGCTGCAGAATGCCCTTGCCTGGCTTGCTCTTCCAGAGGCGAGAGGGGGGTGTCTGTCTGTGTCTTACCTGCTTTCCTCAGAGTGTCTTCCACCTGCGCTCCCACTAATCCCTGTGGGGTCTGCATGAGGGAGGACCCTCTGCTCCTGCTGCTCAGGGCCTCCAGAGTTATCCTGGCGTCTTCATCAGTGGCTGTAAGGAGAGAAGGACACGAGAGGGAGGCATCACACAGCCTGAGGGGGGACCCTCTGGCTTGCCACGGACCAACTGAggcacagtgggtgggtgggttggtgggaGGCAATTGAGACTCGTGTAGTAGTAGATCCCCCCAAAGGGGCTCTGCAcaatccacccaccctcttctctctttccctgcaaAAGAGAGTCCCCCTGCATTATTCTGTCACCTTTAAGAGTGTaagatcagaccaaagtcctCCACTGTCTATTGGGCAGCTTGCCCCCTGCTACCCTAGTGGGCTCACCCTCTGCTCTTCAGAGGGCCCCTGCATCTAGGGCCCAGGGCCTCAAGGGCCCCCTGAGTTAGATGCCAATTTTTGGACATTGGATAAACTTACTTTTATGCACATCGGAccaaatctgtttgtttgtttgtttgtttgtttgtttgtctgtctgtctgtctgtctgtctgtctgtctgtctgtctgtctgtctctctctctctctctctctcacacacacacacacacacacacagagagagagagagagagagagagagagagagagagagagagagagagagcttattaCTGCAAATTTAAGCAAAGAAGATATGTGGTCTagtaaaatgatatttttttgttgttaactGATACCTATTTACATTGGGGAAAATTCCAGGTTCTGATGGGGTCTGCCTGCCTGTACTGAAAAGGGTGTGTGAACTGAAGCCCACAGGCTTGTGGCCCTGGATTTATGGACCTCTGTAGcttgttgttgttcctgttgtTTGTGGTTTTTTGAAAATATATTCCTCACTTTTTATAAACCTCTGTGTGTGAATCTTTCAATACACCTCATGTGTGAATCTTGACTATAAAACTCCTATGTGCACACAAGGAAGATGCACAGAGAGGTAACGGCGGTATGTGCTTTGTACACAAAAATTATAATCGCATTCCCCTGGGCAGTAGTATCTTCCTTTAATTTttcacaatatttttaaaatgccatttgcaCAGCAATTTGAAGCATGAACCTAAACAtacctattcagaagtaagttttattgaattcagtggggcttactcccaggtgagtgggCTTAGAATTGCTTCCAAAATATTTGAGAATCAGGAGTTTCCAATGCCAATTTCTCCCATCCAGTCTGTGCATTTAGTACTCAGACATGCTCTCAGGCAGATCATTTTTATTGACTGCTCTGAGTCTGGAGCAATAAAAGGAGGCAgcttttggtttttgaatgccctattttgtttttctgtgctGGCTCACCGTTTTTAATTTTCATTATGGGTAGGGACGTCAAAAGCCGGGCCTCTGAGAGGTTCAGCCTGCCTCCGGACgtgccttttttaaaaggccATCTAAGCtgcttgtggcaaggagttccgtaAGTTAATTAGGCTTCCTTGGGTCAGACCTGTCCTGCTGCAAGTGAAGAATTGTGGCTCAAAACCTTTGCCTCCCTCCACACCCCAGCCAGAAAGGATCATGCCGGGGTCTGGCACTCCTCTGCAGCCACAGTCCCCCCAAGTTTCTTTCCGCAGGGCTCCAGCACCGTCAACCACCCACCTTGTCCTTTGGCAAGGAGCAGAAAAAGAGCAGATCTTGGTAACCTACAAAGGCAGCTACAATGGCTTTCATGGGGATTCATTTTCTTCTGTCATTATTAAACGTCAGGAGGAAAATCCTGTATATGGATGAATTGATGCTCTTTCAAAGATCTTCTTATTTGGCAGTGCCAAGTGTAGGAACCATTTCCAGTGGGTTGGGGGGGCAGGTGAGAACTTTACAATTtcacgattctgtgattctgtttccTGACAAGTTCCCAGCAAAGGGCTTGCCAGTTCCCCCATGGGCCTGTTGATCATCTCTTGAAGGTCTATTTAGGGCACCAGGGGGCTCCCATAAGCCAACACCCAGCTTCTAGTCCTCAAGCAATCGGCACACCTTTGTGAACTGGGATGTTTATCCATTTATCCATTTATATTAGGAAATTGATATGCTTTGCCCAAAGGCCCTCAGGGCGGTTCCTGTCATAATAATAAACGATGCAATAACCACCCAACACAAGAACTTAAAACAATTGTATCAACCCAAATCCTATTTAAAGCAGCAATGTCGACCCATTCATAAACTTCTTGGCCGGTCCTCTCATTGGGaacatgagaagctgccttatgctgtaCCAGACTGTTGGACCGTCTTAgtgttgtccacactggctggcagcagctctccgaggTCTCAGGCCagcggggattgaaccagggaccttctgcatgcaaggcagatgctttgccactgagccatgAGGGCAAACTCCTGCTGGAAGAGGTGTGTcttacccaggggtcagcaaactttttcagcagggggctagtccactgtccctcag includes:
- the LOC118086623 gene encoding LOW QUALITY PROTEIN: urotensin-2-like (The sequence of the model RefSeq protein was modified relative to this genomic sequence to represent the inferred CDS: inserted 3 bases in 2 codons), which encodes MTSMRKACLRFHFHGRDSXIGESALGGAGGCHEVTHHHGWTCGIKAHXWGQQQEKTHRPGGMMDKLGWICLSLASLSGPLWAIPVASEGSYWLPATDEDARITLEALSSRSRGSSLMQTPQGLVGAQVEDTLRKAGLQPRGFMPSRENVKEALFRNLPQNTLLSRLLATDRKQYKKRGNLSECFWKYCV